The Haloarcula pelagica genome includes a region encoding these proteins:
- a CDS encoding chemotaxis protein CheW, giving the protein MTSHQILEFTLGEERYCIDIEYVTEVVSRSKKDVTSIPDSPPHVEGAIDLRGETTRVIDPSARLLQDGYEDNGISQDRMIVFDTEMTTGGRSGWAVTDVRRILTIESDSVEAVDEAMVNGLVTREDGHIVWIDPETISAET; this is encoded by the coding sequence ATGACGTCACACCAAATCCTCGAGTTCACACTCGGGGAGGAACGGTACTGTATCGACATCGAGTACGTCACCGAGGTCGTCAGTCGCTCGAAAAAAGATGTGACTTCGATCCCGGACTCGCCTCCGCACGTCGAAGGAGCGATCGATCTCCGAGGTGAGACGACGAGAGTCATCGATCCGAGTGCCAGACTCTTGCAAGACGGATACGAAGACAACGGGATCAGCCAGGACAGGATGATCGTCTTCGATACCGAAATGACGACTGGCGGGCGTTCCGGCTGGGCGGTAACGGACGTGCGCCGGATCCTGACGATCGAATCCGACTCTGTCGAAGCAGTCGACGAGGCAATGGTCAACGGCCTCGTCACCCGGGAAGACGGACACATCGTCTGGATCGATCCGGAAACTATCTCGGCTGAAACATGA
- a CDS encoding methyl-accepting chemotaxis protein, producing MLEKVTMDRFDLRPKLILAFVLVAVLVAVTGFVGYTSVTTVDNQLESVVHDDVAEADAAMEMKYDLESERLALHEVLTGEMEAAEEFRASQADFEEWYTTLAERDDLTKEQQQLLSEMKAEHEEAKTKGEEIIAAMEAGDEERANQQMDELDSVYTELDEDTTSFEEDADAKMEASVASAATTTNNSHLMIIGLTIGAFVAAVVIGLFVASRITPPIKQLSEASQAMSDGDLSAEVDNHVEDDEIGRMVEAFTEMQTNLRGVFSQIGTASSGLRQGDLGWEFEADYPGQYGETIDNLEAGADELAGSFEAIQGVSDDLQQGVIDQNIDADRPGQYGDVLEDLATGTTQLSESFTQISAVSQGLKDGRLDQTIDTDYPGTFGTALRDLEEGIGQLNASVERVQAIADDVANSSEEVASSSEEIEQASEQVAESVEEISRGADTQSENLQEVASEMNDMSATVEEIASSAEEVASTASTAVERGETGREYASEATEEIQSIETRADEAATQVETLDEKMDQIGEVVEMITEIAEQTNMLALNASIEAARAGEAGEGFGVVANEIKSLAEEAAEATADIEQRIEEVQATTEDTVEGMQQMSDQVQRGSDTIEDAIEMFDEIANAVQEAESGIREISDATDDQAASSEEVVSMVDEVSSVSQQTAAEASNVSAATEEQTASLSEASENIQQLSGLAEDLHDQVSDFDTGSGAGTAVEATTGSPAAADGGHHTSDTEDQTPGHKAEK from the coding sequence ATGCTAGAGAAGGTGACAATGGATCGGTTCGACCTGCGGCCGAAGCTCATCCTGGCGTTCGTGCTCGTGGCGGTACTCGTGGCCGTGACAGGGTTCGTCGGATATACGAGTGTCACGACTGTGGACAACCAGCTCGAATCCGTCGTCCACGACGACGTCGCCGAGGCAGACGCAGCGATGGAGATGAAGTACGACCTCGAATCGGAGCGGCTGGCACTGCACGAAGTGTTAACGGGCGAGATGGAGGCAGCCGAAGAATTCCGTGCCTCCCAGGCCGACTTCGAAGAATGGTACACGACGCTGGCAGAACGTGACGACCTCACCAAGGAGCAACAGCAGTTGCTTTCGGAGATGAAAGCCGAACACGAAGAGGCGAAAACCAAAGGTGAGGAAATCATCGCCGCGATGGAGGCTGGAGACGAGGAGCGGGCAAACCAGCAGATGGACGAGCTAGACAGCGTCTACACTGAACTCGACGAAGACACCACCAGCTTCGAGGAAGACGCCGACGCGAAAATGGAAGCGTCAGTCGCGTCGGCGGCGACGACGACGAACAATAGCCACCTGATGATTATCGGACTGACTATCGGGGCGTTCGTCGCGGCCGTCGTCATCGGTCTTTTCGTCGCCAGCCGCATCACCCCCCCGATCAAACAACTCTCCGAGGCCTCGCAGGCTATGAGTGATGGCGACCTCAGCGCCGAGGTCGACAACCACGTCGAGGACGACGAAATCGGCCGGATGGTCGAAGCGTTTACCGAGATGCAGACGAACCTCCGAGGAGTATTCTCGCAGATCGGGACCGCCAGCAGTGGCTTACGGCAGGGGGACCTGGGCTGGGAGTTCGAGGCCGACTATCCGGGCCAATACGGGGAGACTATCGATAATCTCGAAGCGGGTGCCGACGAACTTGCCGGGAGTTTCGAGGCGATCCAGGGCGTGAGTGACGACCTCCAGCAGGGCGTCATTGATCAGAATATCGATGCCGACCGACCCGGGCAGTACGGCGACGTGCTGGAAGACCTCGCGACCGGGACCACCCAGTTGTCCGAAAGCTTCACACAGATATCGGCCGTGAGCCAGGGTCTCAAAGACGGACGGCTCGATCAGACCATCGACACCGACTATCCCGGGACGTTCGGAACAGCATTACGTGATCTGGAGGAGGGAATCGGCCAGCTGAACGCTAGCGTCGAACGCGTCCAGGCGATCGCAGACGACGTCGCGAACTCGAGCGAGGAAGTGGCGAGCAGTTCGGAGGAGATCGAACAAGCTAGCGAGCAGGTCGCGGAGTCCGTCGAAGAGATCTCACGTGGTGCGGACACGCAGAGCGAGAACCTTCAGGAGGTGGCAAGCGAAATGAACGACATGTCGGCGACCGTCGAGGAGATAGCCTCCTCGGCCGAAGAGGTGGCTTCGACTGCCAGCACGGCCGTCGAGCGTGGCGAGACGGGACGGGAGTACGCATCGGAGGCGACCGAGGAGATCCAGTCCATCGAAACCCGGGCCGACGAGGCAGCCACGCAGGTCGAAACGCTCGACGAGAAGATGGACCAGATCGGCGAAGTGGTCGAGATGATCACCGAGATCGCCGAGCAGACGAACATGCTCGCGTTGAACGCCTCCATTGAGGCTGCCCGTGCCGGCGAGGCGGGCGAAGGATTCGGGGTCGTGGCAAACGAGATCAAATCCCTGGCAGAGGAGGCTGCCGAGGCGACTGCCGACATCGAACAGCGCATCGAAGAAGTCCAGGCGACGACGGAGGATACCGTCGAGGGAATGCAGCAGATGAGCGATCAGGTGCAACGCGGGTCTGATACGATCGAGGACGCCATCGAGATGTTCGACGAGATCGCCAACGCCGTCCAGGAGGCCGAAAGCGGTATCCGAGAAATCAGCGACGCCACCGACGACCAGGCGGCCTCCTCGGAGGAAGTGGTTTCGATGGTCGACGAGGTCTCCAGCGTCAGTCAGCAAACTGCAGCCGAAGCGAGCAACGTCTCTGCCGCAACCGAGGAACAGACCGCTTCCCTGTCCGAAGCCTCGGAGAACATCCAGCAACTGTCCGGTCTCGCTGAAGACCTGCACGACCAGGTGTCGGATTTCGACACCGGGTCAGGTGCTGGGACAGCAGTCGAGGCGACAACTGGATCGCCGGCCGCGGCCGACGGCGGGCACCACACGTCTGATACTGAGGATCAAACGCCAGGTCACAAGGCGGAGAAGTGA
- a CDS encoding globin-coupled sensor protein: protein MSGSPEYSRDDFGRGGLNDQLDADSLVEEIGLDRSEIRWRKDFIGFTDDDVRRLRTYRDDFADNADQVAEDFYDNLTDHEETVEVIGRSPKNVEQLKRTQSAYLTTLVEGEYGTDYFRDRARIGKLHDILDMPMKHYLGQYGVYYDLILPLVGDRLVASLTDRLTDTVADRGIEADSTEEEDALNPGSGLSRRAIETAVEEEVDDAVQDILALLRIINLDMQVVTDTYIHSYSQQLEEEIERNKQLMAEVEEDVKQPVSDLQTSAEDVAESSTAISDAATQQSERVDEISSEVANLSATIEEVASTADQVESASDRAEALAEDGKEAADTAAGVMDGIGEAVNDVADDVTSLQDRVQQIDEFVDAIDEIAEQTNMLALNASIEAARAGEAGEGFGVVADEIKSLAQESQTHASDIETMVDGIQTDTEETAANIADTTEQVDRGIERVQDAMDSLTGIVEAVTETANGISEVADATDDQAAAAEEIASMVDEVVDRTDRVAEEIESLAAANEEQAAMVSEVEESVTRLSGERSATDGGRDTVTTTGRDEVSIPDDVPDDIPDFVIETLSEEQLREVAIGNRDPMDLL from the coding sequence ATGTCCGGTTCACCAGAGTATAGCCGGGACGATTTTGGACGGGGCGGTCTCAACGACCAGCTGGACGCGGACTCCTTAGTCGAGGAAATCGGCCTGGATAGGTCCGAAATCCGGTGGCGGAAGGATTTCATCGGTTTCACCGACGACGATGTCCGTCGTCTTCGGACGTATCGAGATGACTTCGCGGACAACGCCGACCAGGTGGCCGAGGACTTCTACGACAATCTGACCGACCACGAGGAGACAGTCGAGGTCATCGGGCGGTCGCCCAAGAACGTCGAACAACTCAAGCGAACGCAATCGGCATATCTCACGACGCTCGTAGAGGGAGAGTACGGCACGGACTACTTCCGTGACCGGGCCCGTATCGGCAAACTCCACGATATACTGGACATGCCGATGAAACACTACCTCGGCCAGTACGGAGTCTACTACGACCTCATCCTTCCGCTGGTGGGCGACCGCCTCGTCGCATCACTCACGGATCGTCTGACAGATACTGTCGCAGACAGAGGGATCGAGGCCGACTCTACCGAGGAAGAGGATGCACTGAACCCCGGATCCGGCCTCTCGCGTCGCGCGATCGAAACAGCGGTCGAAGAAGAGGTTGACGACGCCGTGCAGGATATTCTTGCGCTTCTCCGAATCATCAATCTCGACATGCAGGTCGTCACCGACACCTACATCCACTCCTACAGCCAGCAACTCGAAGAGGAGATCGAGCGCAACAAACAACTGATGGCCGAGGTCGAGGAAGACGTGAAACAACCGGTGAGTGACCTCCAGACGAGCGCCGAGGATGTCGCCGAGAGTTCCACGGCAATCAGCGACGCAGCGACCCAACAGTCCGAACGGGTGGACGAGATTTCGTCCGAGGTAGCGAACCTCTCGGCGACAATCGAAGAGGTCGCCTCAACGGCCGACCAGGTCGAGAGTGCGAGCGACCGAGCGGAAGCCCTCGCGGAAGACGGCAAGGAAGCCGCCGATACTGCTGCCGGGGTAATGGACGGTATCGGCGAGGCAGTCAACGACGTCGCGGACGATGTCACCTCCTTACAGGACCGTGTCCAGCAGATAGACGAGTTCGTCGATGCGATCGACGAGATCGCAGAGCAGACGAACATGCTCGCGCTCAACGCGTCCATCGAGGCCGCCCGTGCCGGCGAAGCGGGCGAAGGATTCGGCGTCGTCGCAGACGAGATCAAGTCACTTGCCCAGGAATCACAGACCCACGCCAGCGACATCGAGACGATGGTCGATGGCATCCAGACCGATACCGAGGAGACGGCAGCAAATATCGCCGACACCACCGAACAGGTCGACCGAGGCATCGAGCGAGTTCAGGACGCCATGGATAGCTTGACTGGAATTGTCGAGGCTGTCACCGAAACGGCGAACGGAATCAGCGAAGTCGCAGATGCGACCGACGACCAGGCGGCTGCCGCCGAAGAAATCGCGTCGATGGTCGACGAGGTAGTCGATCGGACCGACCGCGTCGCAGAGGAAATCGAGAGTTTGGCTGCGGCGAACGAGGAACAGGCGGCGATGGTCTCCGAAGTGGAGGAGTCAGTAACGCGTCTGTCTGGCGAACGCTCCGCGACTGACGGCGGGCGGGACACCGTCACCACGACTGGCCGCGATGAGGTTTCGATTCCAGATGATGTCCCCGACGACATACCGGACTTCGTGATCGAAACGCTCTCCGAGGAGCAACTACGAGAAGTGGCCATCGGGAACCGTGATCCGATGGACCTGCTGTGA
- a CDS encoding DICT sensory domain-containing protein — MDLRDSIELIRHREKELRLFNVDPTDTIHDDLRTYFETLNVRITAGRTASGSPEDVAVLSNTSEVLATVDVATLRELLEDVPAGDGNLGIADGEYEGILRYLKETTFTSYDTEQLLFASREIEDRARRVGQGSIHAGFQQCSIMAEQQPVYSDLARRGVSVHAYGVPDATPPDLGSAPVHAVSTDEIAETWFVVFDGGGDDTQKSALLAHQRNESAFYGIWTYDPGFVDHILEYLNRTYDSPSDDVPSAL; from the coding sequence ATGGATCTGCGGGACAGTATCGAGCTTATCAGACACCGGGAGAAGGAACTCCGTCTGTTCAACGTCGATCCGACTGACACGATACACGATGACCTCAGGACGTATTTCGAGACACTGAACGTGCGTATCACCGCCGGACGAACGGCTTCGGGATCTCCCGAAGACGTCGCAGTCCTCAGCAACACGTCCGAAGTGCTCGCTACCGTCGACGTAGCGACTCTCAGGGAGTTACTCGAGGACGTTCCCGCGGGGGACGGCAACCTCGGTATTGCCGACGGCGAATACGAAGGGATCCTCCGGTATCTCAAGGAGACTACCTTCACATCCTACGACACCGAACAGTTGCTATTCGCGTCCCGAGAGATCGAAGACCGTGCCCGTCGGGTCGGCCAGGGTTCGATTCACGCGGGCTTCCAGCAGTGCTCGATCATGGCAGAACAGCAACCTGTCTACTCCGATCTCGCTCGTCGAGGTGTCTCCGTGCACGCCTACGGCGTTCCCGACGCCACGCCACCGGATCTCGGGTCTGCTCCCGTTCATGCGGTCTCGACCGACGAAATCGCCGAAACGTGGTTCGTCGTCTTCGACGGGGGTGGCGACGACACGCAGAAGAGTGCCCTACTCGCCCACCAACGCAACGAGAGCGCGTTTTACGGAATTTGGACATACGACCCGGGGTTCGTCGACCACATCCTCGAATATTTGAATCGGACGTACGACTCCCCGTCCGACGACGTGCCGTCCGCCCTCTGA
- a CDS encoding PAS domain-containing protein → MAEQNRQRGGEEWKKSNHAESVETGSVSWRDTFVSEEPIQERAGTADDSYGLGESEARRELRARTKALEALTRASDLFVGLSAPVDESVRTLVTELPQWFQQPETIEVRMRVGGDLFETDGFQRTGDPLTAEACTRTGTAVSMTAVCTDQRPDTGGREWLPVERELVEALVSLVKEGVDRWEIDSLKRVSDGVAVLDGDLNYAYVNQQAAQLLGQDSEELRGEHVWDVFPEAADTIAEEKIQTALDTQSPTTFERYNAEKEQWVEARVHPSDDGVVIVFSEITDTKVAERELDHVLETTPVGIVLLDAEGEITRANSRAEELLGLSRRKMDRKRYDHPDWDIWDEAGNPIPREDHPITRVFETGETITGFTHGITLPDGSERWLSSNVAPIKTEDGSIEQIIVALEDVTVTKRLEQLIETFHPVNEILNSATADEETKQAICELLTDTREYQYVRISEHTPGTAPNESDLQEGTGAFAANESVSLPIQSQTEVAPAEVAVETGDVQVVTRNRTDSRFDRWRAYTLDQGFQGGAIVPLQHRGRVYDLLVLYTDRGEAFGSREQTLLTTLGERIGQVLHSLATERILHADKVTELTFESTDSASFFVSASEQLDCTIDIRDTIPASDEMLVHYASVQNASLDAMDDIAENGDWAAQVRQIHHTEDLPGGEVEIGLHRQSLVQTLITEGAVVTTDTVTDGRAEVVCEVPLGTDIGSLVTRVQESFPETTLVSKREYTPAAKSNAHAVDRMLGDIFETELTDRQQQVLRAAMYGGYFQSPRRSTATEIADALSLTQSTFSYHLRNAQQTLFERLFDRLQ, encoded by the coding sequence ATGGCAGAACAGAACCGGCAAAGAGGAGGTGAGGAATGGAAGAAGTCGAACCACGCCGAATCTGTCGAGACCGGTTCTGTTTCGTGGCGTGATACCTTCGTGTCCGAAGAGCCCATACAGGAAAGAGCTGGCACAGCTGACGATTCCTACGGGCTCGGAGAGTCGGAAGCCAGGCGAGAACTGCGAGCGCGGACGAAAGCACTGGAAGCACTCACACGGGCGAGTGACCTCTTCGTCGGTTTGTCCGCCCCTGTTGACGAGAGTGTCCGCACGCTCGTCACCGAACTTCCACAGTGGTTCCAGCAACCTGAAACGATCGAGGTCAGAATGCGAGTCGGTGGTGACTTGTTCGAAACCGACGGCTTCCAGCGGACCGGTGATCCTCTGACTGCGGAGGCCTGCACACGCACTGGCACGGCCGTCTCGATGACGGCCGTGTGCACGGACCAGCGACCCGACACCGGAGGGCGAGAGTGGCTCCCAGTAGAACGAGAACTGGTCGAGGCGCTCGTTTCACTCGTCAAAGAGGGGGTCGATCGATGGGAGATAGACAGTCTGAAGCGCGTATCCGATGGCGTTGCCGTACTCGACGGTGACCTCAACTACGCATACGTGAACCAGCAGGCTGCACAGCTTCTCGGTCAAGACAGCGAGGAATTGCGTGGTGAGCACGTCTGGGACGTTTTTCCCGAAGCGGCAGACACCATCGCCGAAGAGAAAATCCAGACGGCTCTCGACACGCAGTCGCCGACAACCTTCGAGCGATATAACGCCGAAAAAGAGCAGTGGGTCGAAGCCAGAGTCCATCCGAGCGACGACGGCGTCGTTATCGTCTTCTCAGAAATCACCGACACGAAGGTAGCCGAACGAGAACTGGATCACGTTCTGGAAACGACTCCTGTGGGGATCGTCCTCCTTGACGCCGAGGGGGAAATCACTCGCGCGAACTCCCGTGCCGAAGAGTTACTTGGCCTGTCCAGACGCAAGATGGATCGAAAGAGGTACGACCACCCCGACTGGGATATCTGGGACGAGGCGGGCAACCCAATCCCACGCGAAGACCATCCGATCACGCGTGTCTTCGAAACCGGCGAGACTATTACGGGGTTCACCCACGGAATCACGCTTCCGGACGGCTCCGAACGGTGGCTGTCGAGTAACGTCGCCCCGATCAAAACCGAGGACGGATCGATCGAGCAGATCATTGTTGCACTGGAAGATGTCACCGTTACCAAACGTCTCGAACAGCTCATCGAGACGTTCCATCCAGTTAACGAGATTCTCAACAGCGCAACCGCTGACGAGGAGACCAAACAGGCCATCTGTGAGTTGCTGACGGACACGCGGGAATACCAGTACGTACGGATCAGTGAGCACACCCCAGGCACAGCACCAAACGAATCAGATCTCCAGGAGGGGACAGGGGCTTTCGCTGCCAACGAGTCGGTGTCCCTTCCGATACAATCGCAGACAGAGGTCGCTCCGGCTGAGGTCGCTGTTGAAACAGGCGATGTACAGGTCGTTACGAGGAACCGAACCGACTCACGGTTTGACCGGTGGCGAGCATACACACTCGACCAGGGGTTCCAGGGCGGAGCTATCGTTCCGCTTCAGCATAGGGGACGCGTCTACGATCTACTCGTCCTGTATACAGACCGTGGAGAGGCGTTCGGGAGCCGCGAGCAGACACTCCTGACGACGCTCGGCGAGCGGATTGGGCAAGTTCTTCACTCACTTGCGACAGAGCGCATTCTCCATGCCGACAAAGTGACCGAGCTCACGTTCGAGAGCACTGACTCGGCGTCGTTTTTCGTCTCCGCTTCCGAACAACTAGATTGTACGATCGATATCAGGGACACGATTCCGGCGTCGGATGAGATGCTCGTCCACTATGCGTCTGTTCAGAACGCTTCGTTGGATGCTATGGATGATATCGCGGAGAACGGAGATTGGGCCGCCCAGGTGCGACAGATCCATCACACCGAGGACCTGCCAGGTGGAGAAGTCGAAATCGGACTGCACCGTCAGTCCCTGGTACAGACACTCATTACGGAGGGTGCAGTCGTCACGACGGATACGGTAACTGACGGCCGGGCCGAGGTCGTCTGCGAAGTGCCTCTCGGTACCGATATTGGTTCGCTCGTGACGCGTGTCCAGGAGTCGTTCCCGGAAACGACGTTGGTCTCAAAACGGGAATACACTCCCGCTGCGAAGTCAAATGCACACGCAGTCGATCGGATGCTGGGAGATATCTTCGAAACCGAACTCACGGACCGGCAACAACAGGTCCTTCGAGCGGCGATGTACGGCGGGTACTTCCAGTCGCCGCGACGAAGTACGGCAACCGAGATCGCCGACGCGCTCTCACTGACCCAATCGACCTTCTCCTATCATCTGCGAAACGCGCAACAAACACTTTTTGAGCGACTATTCGACCGATTGCAGTGA